The following coding sequences are from one Gossypium hirsutum isolate 1008001.06 chromosome A12, Gossypium_hirsutum_v2.1, whole genome shotgun sequence window:
- the LOC107931352 gene encoding protein OPI10 homolog produces the protein MFLVVLDATRHFSFLKLRPCFAVGKPHKTLLGERQKTQGTRMFGVVFPNRSFPMDISSFTQIDTFHWVLDMNTFVGESYHQIGDMCIFLLNNFTLPPDKALAVYVQSPGCPFVFCGAVTLQRPSAVLSLIWPEPGGQLQLTAPDSAAPSAKIGVSVEDLVALPSLDVAAEKKIERMALKVGENLFNFMQSFCGVDGSKLVVPMDILDRWFKKFQEKAKRDSDFLKGFAV, from the coding sequence ATGTTCTTAGTTGTTCTGGATGCTACTAGACATTTCTCATTTCTCAAACTCAGACCTTGCTTCGCTGTTGGAAAACCACATAAAACCTTGCTTGGCGAAAGGCAAAAGACACAAGGCACAAGAATGTTCGGAGTGGTATTCCCCAACCGAAGCTTCCCAATGGATATCTCTAGCTTCACCCAAATTGATACCTTCCATTGGGTGCTCGACATGAACACTTTCGTTGGCGAATCCTACCATCAAATTGGTGATATGTGCATCTTCCTCTTGAACAACTTCACTTTGCCCCCAGATAAGGCTTTGGCTGTCTACGTCCAGTCCCCTGGTTGTCCATTTGTTTTCTGCGGCGCCGTCACTCTTCAACGCCCCTCCGCCGTGCTTTCCCTGATTTGGCCTGAGCCTGGAGGGCAGCTGCAGTTGACTGCTCCTGATTCCGCCGCGCCTTCCGCCAAGATTGGTGTGTCGGTGGAGGATCTGGTTGCGTTGCCGTCCTTAGATGTGGCTGCTGAGAAGAAGATCGAACGCATGGCGTTGAAAGTTGGGGAAAACTTGTTCAACTTTATGCAGTCGTTCTGTGGGGTTGATGGGTCTAAGTTGGTAGTCCCTATGGACATTTTGGATAGATGGTTTAAGAAATTTCAGGAGAAAGCCAAGCGTGATTCTGATTTCTTGAAGGGTTTTGCCGTGTAA
- the LOC107931344 gene encoding protein trichome birefringence-like 6 isoform X2 — protein MPIEAFNGFPMHKQSPMPPSVIENEEPDKSSNEPSSSSQSCIILTETSSSQVPLSGLQNSKPALPDLSDSVKQATTSFQQRSGLGDAKPSELSDKIEARTAESSLVSVLEAQNQEQPKDNDDEVPVAMEEGKKCNIFEGKWVYDPKESPLYDSAMCPFLSETTSCRRNGRPDKEYEKWRWEINECKIPRFNAKDMLERLRGKRVVIVGDSINHSQFESLACLLYAAIPGLSSFDARNRVFRAEEMERCRYYGVQHWSLVGEPPKRKVFADMKIETAFKVAMKTWARWVEKNVDTSKTTVYFRGMSPPHFGKNWCYKSTRPIMDESYKLTFGKSLKEIVEQTLQAMRTPVKYLNITRLSQYRVDSHSSIYATKQGKFLVLRKQKPPAMVADCSHWCLPGVPDTWNHLLYASMVFEGSKSISTTLNILT, from the exons ATGCCGATTGAAGCTTTCAATGGCTTCCCCATGCACAAGCAATCTCCAATGCCCCCAAGCGTCATTGAGAATGAAGAACCAGATAAATCTTCAAATGAACCTTCGTCCAGCTCTCAATCTTGCATAATTCTAACTGAAACATCCTCTTCTCAGGTTCCTTTATCAGGCTTGCAAAACTCAAAACCAGCCTTACCAGACTTATCTGATAGTGTGAAGCAAGCAACCACTTCGTTCCAGCAGCGCTCAGGTTTGGGAGATGCAAAACCATCAGAATTGAGTGATAAAATTGAAGCAAGAACAGCAGAATCTTCTCTGGTTTCTGTGTTGGAGGCGCAAAATCAAGAACAACCCAAGGACAATGATGACGAGGTACCGGTGGCAATGGAGGAAGGAAAAAAATGCAACATCTTCGAAGGAAAATGGGTTTACGATCCTAAGGAAAGTCCTCTATATGATTCAGCGATGTGTCCATTTTTAAGCGAAACAACGAGTTGCAGAAGGAATGGACGACCGGACAAGGAATATGAGAAATGGAGGTGGGAAATTAACGAGTGTAAGATTCCACG GTTTAATGCCAAGGACATGTTGGAAAGGCTTAGAGGGAAGAGAGTCGTAATAGTTGGGGACTCCATCAACCATAGCCAATTTGAATCTCTTGCTTGCCTTCTGTATGCTGCTATACCTGGCCTATCTTCTTTCGATGCTCGGAATCGGGTCTTCAGGGCTGAG GAAATGGAAAGATGCAGATATTATGGTGTTCAACACTGGTCACTGGTGGGCGAACCGCCTAAG AGGAAGGTGTTTGCTGATATGAAAATCGAAACAGCATTTAAGGTTGCAATGAAGACTTGGGCTCGTTGGGTAGAGAAAAACGTGGACACTAGCAAAACAACAGTGTACTTCAGGGGTATGTCTCCGCCGCATTTCGGGAAAAACTGGTGCTATAAATCAACCAGGCCCATCATGGATGAGTCCTACAAGTTGACATTCGGTAAATCACTGAAAGAAATTGTAGAGCAAACGCTTCAAGCCATGAGGACACCGGTAAAATACTTGAACATCACAAGGCTCAGCCAGTATCGAGTCGATTCACATTCTTCCATTTACGCAACGAAGCAAGGGAAGTTTTTGGTTTTGAGAAAGCAGAAGCCCCCTGCAATGGTGGCGGATTGCAGCCATTGGTGTTTGCCTGGTGTTCCTGATACATGGAACCACCTGCTTTATGCATCTATGGTGTTCGAAGGATCCAAGAGCATTTCTACTACATTAAATATATTAACATGA
- the LOC107931344 gene encoding protein trichome birefringence-like 42 isoform X1: MPIEAFNGFPMHKQSPMPPSVIENEEPDKSSNEPSSSSQSCIILTETSSSQVPLSGLQNSKPALPDLSDSVKQATTSFQQRSGLGDAKPSELSDKIEARTAESSLVSVLEAQNQEQPKDNDDEVPVAMEEGKKCNIFEGKWVYDPKESPLYDSAMCPFLSETTSCRRNGRPDKEYEKWRWEINECKIPRFNAKDMLERLRGKRVVIVGDSINHSQFESLACLLYAAIPGLSSFDARNRVFRAESYNLVIQFDWTEFLVELLVNKTDGKKILKLDSLVPTARKWKDADIMVFNTGHWWANRLRWDFFGYKRKVFADMKIETAFKVAMKTWARWVEKNVDTSKTTVYFRGMSPPHFGKNWCYKSTRPIMDESYKLTFGKSLKEIVEQTLQAMRTPVKYLNITRLSQYRVDSHSSIYATKQGKFLVLRKQKPPAMVADCSHWCLPGVPDTWNHLLYASMVFEGSKSISTTLNILT, from the exons ATGCCGATTGAAGCTTTCAATGGCTTCCCCATGCACAAGCAATCTCCAATGCCCCCAAGCGTCATTGAGAATGAAGAACCAGATAAATCTTCAAATGAACCTTCGTCCAGCTCTCAATCTTGCATAATTCTAACTGAAACATCCTCTTCTCAGGTTCCTTTATCAGGCTTGCAAAACTCAAAACCAGCCTTACCAGACTTATCTGATAGTGTGAAGCAAGCAACCACTTCGTTCCAGCAGCGCTCAGGTTTGGGAGATGCAAAACCATCAGAATTGAGTGATAAAATTGAAGCAAGAACAGCAGAATCTTCTCTGGTTTCTGTGTTGGAGGCGCAAAATCAAGAACAACCCAAGGACAATGATGACGAGGTACCGGTGGCAATGGAGGAAGGAAAAAAATGCAACATCTTCGAAGGAAAATGGGTTTACGATCCTAAGGAAAGTCCTCTATATGATTCAGCGATGTGTCCATTTTTAAGCGAAACAACGAGTTGCAGAAGGAATGGACGACCGGACAAGGAATATGAGAAATGGAGGTGGGAAATTAACGAGTGTAAGATTCCACG GTTTAATGCCAAGGACATGTTGGAAAGGCTTAGAGGGAAGAGAGTCGTAATAGTTGGGGACTCCATCAACCATAGCCAATTTGAATCTCTTGCTTGCCTTCTGTATGCTGCTATACCTGGCCTATCTTCTTTCGATGCTCGGAATCGGGTCTTCAGGGCTGAG TCTTATAACTTGGTTATTCAGTTTGACTGGACTGAATTTCTGGTGGAATTACTTGTGAACAAGACGGATGGAAAAAAGATATTAAAACTTGATTCACTTGTCCCTACTGCTAGGAAATGGAAAGATGCAGATATTATGGTGTTCAACACTGGTCACTGGTGGGCGAACCGCCTAAG GTGGGATTTTTTTGGATACAAGAGGAAGGTGTTTGCTGATATGAAAATCGAAACAGCATTTAAGGTTGCAATGAAGACTTGGGCTCGTTGGGTAGAGAAAAACGTGGACACTAGCAAAACAACAGTGTACTTCAGGGGTATGTCTCCGCCGCATTTCGGGAAAAACTGGTGCTATAAATCAACCAGGCCCATCATGGATGAGTCCTACAAGTTGACATTCGGTAAATCACTGAAAGAAATTGTAGAGCAAACGCTTCAAGCCATGAGGACACCGGTAAAATACTTGAACATCACAAGGCTCAGCCAGTATCGAGTCGATTCACATTCTTCCATTTACGCAACGAAGCAAGGGAAGTTTTTGGTTTTGAGAAAGCAGAAGCCCCCTGCAATGGTGGCGGATTGCAGCCATTGGTGTTTGCCTGGTGTTCCTGATACATGGAACCACCTGCTTTATGCATCTATGGTGTTCGAAGGATCCAAGAGCATTTCTACTACATTAAATATATTAACATGA